In Moorella sp. Hama-1, a single genomic region encodes these proteins:
- a CDS encoding GntR family transcriptional regulator: protein MALNLKLERNTLRGQATDLLLAMIKEKHFPDNKLPGEEELARLMGVSRATVREALSSLVRLGYITKKHGKGNYGHPTIANLPARLDMTTDFLDLLKSQGRSPRVVHRDLRRTRNFSPEAGAALGLAAGDEVVKLDRIYYLDDMPAILAEIEIPVQRLQQLPEGEVGNLTFKDFYETYCTGELVKMVINIKSRIYHRGAELFNVDMATPLLWWEEKWLTLEDEPACYAGIYFNPGATSITMVVNLV from the coding sequence ATGGCCCTTAATTTAAAACTCGAGCGCAATACCCTGCGCGGTCAGGCGACAGATTTGCTCCTGGCGATGATTAAAGAAAAACATTTTCCAGACAACAAACTGCCCGGGGAAGAAGAATTGGCGCGGCTGATGGGGGTAAGCAGGGCGACGGTGCGGGAGGCCTTGTCCTCATTAGTGCGCCTTGGCTATATAACCAAAAAGCATGGCAAGGGGAATTACGGCCATCCAACTATTGCCAATCTCCCGGCACGTCTGGATATGACGACAGATTTTTTAGATTTATTAAAGAGCCAGGGCCGGTCGCCGCGGGTGGTCCACCGGGATTTAAGGCGTACCAGGAATTTTTCTCCTGAAGCCGGAGCGGCCTTGGGACTGGCGGCCGGGGATGAGGTAGTTAAACTCGACAGGATATATTATCTCGACGACATGCCGGCAATTTTAGCGGAAATTGAGATACCCGTCCAGCGCCTGCAGCAGTTACCTGAAGGAGAAGTTGGCAATCTTACTTTTAAGGATTTTTACGAGACCTACTGTACCGGGGAACTGGTAAAAATGGTCATTAACATTAAATCGCGGATATACCACCGGGGGGCTGAATTGTTTAATGTCGATATGGCAACGCCGCTTTTGTGGTGGGAAGAGAAGTGGCTGACTTTAGAGGATGAGCCCGCCTGTTACGCCGGTATTTACTTTAATCCGGGGGCAACCTCCATAACCATGGTGGTGAATCTGGTTTAG
- a CDS encoding amidohydrolase family protein → MQILIKGGWVLTLDDTNQEWTAGYVAIKDDRITAVGPLADCPPELVEGTDLILDARGQAVLPGLVNAHTHLFQTYMRGLADDKPLWNWLKEEIWPFSLAMTEEDFYLAALVGCLENLKNGATSVIDMHYIHTSKANDDLVFEAMQASGIRGTLCRAAADQNYQPELMEDRPTILAEIERLARQWHGAAGGRLGLSFGALNPWGCSPELMQAAAAQGRELGLKLQMHVAETRAVAQTTIDTYGRRNVEWLADLGFLGADNQLVHCVWLDENEINLAAAAGASLVHCPVANMYLASGAAPVRRWLDRGLNVALATDGPGSNNSQDMLEVLKFTACLQKVTTLEAMVLYPRDVLTMATRGGARAMGRDDLGVLAPGMKADIITVNLRAPHIGPVHRADSALVYNANGNDVVNVLVDGRLVVRDHRSTLVDEDEIMTRAQARVEALRRELGK, encoded by the coding sequence ATGCAAATCCTGATTAAAGGCGGCTGGGTCCTGACCCTGGACGATACCAACCAGGAATGGACGGCAGGTTATGTGGCTATTAAGGACGACCGGATTACGGCCGTTGGTCCCCTGGCAGACTGCCCGCCGGAGCTTGTCGAAGGGACCGATTTGATCCTGGACGCCCGGGGCCAGGCAGTCCTGCCGGGCCTGGTCAATGCCCATACCCATCTCTTCCAGACCTATATGCGCGGCCTGGCCGATGATAAACCCCTGTGGAACTGGCTGAAGGAAGAGATCTGGCCTTTTTCCCTGGCCATGACGGAAGAGGACTTTTATCTGGCCGCCCTGGTGGGCTGCCTGGAAAACCTGAAAAACGGCGCTACCAGCGTCATTGACATGCATTATATCCACACCAGCAAGGCCAACGACGACCTGGTCTTCGAGGCCATGCAGGCCAGCGGTATTCGGGGCACCCTCTGCCGCGCCGCGGCCGACCAGAACTACCAGCCGGAGCTCATGGAAGACCGGCCCACCATCCTGGCGGAGATAGAACGCCTGGCGCGGCAGTGGCACGGCGCCGCCGGCGGCCGCCTGGGTCTCTCCTTCGGCGCTTTGAACCCCTGGGGGTGCTCGCCGGAGCTCATGCAGGCCGCGGCGGCCCAGGGGCGGGAGCTGGGCCTGAAGCTCCAGATGCATGTCGCCGAGACCCGGGCCGTAGCCCAGACCACCATTGATACCTACGGCCGGCGTAACGTCGAGTGGCTGGCCGACCTGGGCTTCCTGGGCGCCGATAACCAGCTGGTCCACTGTGTCTGGCTGGACGAAAACGAAATTAACCTGGCGGCGGCTGCCGGCGCCTCCCTGGTCCATTGCCCGGTGGCCAATATGTACCTGGCTTCGGGGGCGGCGCCGGTGCGCCGCTGGCTGGACCGGGGTTTAAATGTCGCCCTGGCCACCGACGGGCCGGGGAGCAATAACAGCCAGGATATGCTGGAGGTCCTCAAGTTTACCGCCTGCCTGCAAAAGGTGACGACCCTGGAGGCTATGGTTCTCTACCCCCGGGACGTCCTGACCATGGCTACCAGGGGCGGCGCCCGGGCTATGGGCCGGGACGACCTGGGCGTCCTGGCGCCGGGGATGAAGGCGGATATCATCACCGTTAACCTGCGGGCTCCCCATATCGGGCCGGTCCACCGGGCCGACTCGGCCCTGGTCTACAACGCCAACGGCAATGACGTCGTTAACGTCCTGGTGGACGGCCGCCTGGTGGTCCGGGACCACCGCTCCACCCTGGTGGATGAAGACGAGATTATGACGCGCGCCCAGGCCCGCGTTGAGGCCTTGCGGCGGGAATTGGGCAAGTGA
- a CDS encoding (2Fe-2S)-binding protein — MYQVAIKMILNGQPWAGEVPAGATLLEVLRDQLGLMGTKHGCGIGECGACTVLLNGKAVNSCLVLAPQADGAEILTVEGLSRNGQLDILQQAFIDAHAVQCGYCTPGMLMSAKALLMENPHPTRDDIRRAISGNLCRCTGYEAIIDAIELAARRMEGEENLCKS; from the coding sequence GTGTACCAGGTAGCCATTAAAATGATCCTTAACGGGCAGCCCTGGGCCGGGGAAGTGCCGGCCGGGGCCACCCTGCTGGAGGTCCTGCGGGACCAGCTGGGCCTTATGGGCACCAAACACGGCTGCGGTATCGGCGAGTGCGGAGCGTGTACAGTCCTGCTTAACGGTAAAGCGGTCAACTCCTGCCTGGTCCTGGCCCCCCAGGCCGATGGGGCGGAAATCCTGACGGTGGAGGGCTTGAGCCGGAACGGACAGCTGGATATCCTGCAGCAGGCCTTTATCGACGCCCACGCCGTCCAGTGCGGTTACTGTACCCCGGGGATGCTCATGAGCGCCAAAGCCCTGCTCATGGAAAACCCCCACCCCACCCGGGACGACATCCGCCGGGCCATCTCGGGCAACCTCTGCCGCTGCACCGGCTATGAGGCCATAATCGACGCCATTGAACTGGCGGCCCGGCGGATGGAAGGGGAGGAAAACCTATGCAAATCCTGA
- a CDS encoding FAD binding domain-containing protein, translating to MFKDLAYCRPATVAAAVTALQTPGARALAGGTDLVVRLREGREGVAQVVDLNAIPGLGQIGVQGEEIFLGPLVTFSQMMTSALIRHEAPLLARAAAAVGSPQIRNRGTLGGNIMNASPAGDSLPVLLALEARVNLAGPEGERCLPLAELLAGPYHTRALPGEILTEIRFPRLPAGCGSSFLKLGRRNALAIARINVAAVLQVEAGKIKSARLAVGAVTPVPRRFPEAEAVLAGASPGEGVYKAAAREVAAGMVREAGQRPSFAYKIPAVQALVRRALAEAAQAVEGGEAGVPGSH from the coding sequence ATGTTTAAGGATCTGGCCTACTGCCGCCCGGCTACAGTGGCGGCGGCCGTGACGGCCCTGCAAACCCCGGGAGCCAGGGCCCTGGCTGGCGGCACCGACCTGGTGGTCCGCCTGCGGGAGGGCCGCGAAGGGGTGGCCCAGGTCGTGGATTTAAACGCCATCCCGGGCCTGGGGCAGATTGGCGTCCAGGGGGAGGAGATCTTCCTGGGACCCCTGGTAACCTTCAGCCAGATGATGACTTCGGCCCTCATCCGCCATGAGGCTCCCCTCCTGGCCCGGGCGGCGGCAGCCGTAGGCTCACCCCAGATTCGCAACCGGGGCACCCTCGGTGGCAATATCATGAACGCCTCCCCGGCCGGGGACAGCCTGCCGGTCCTCCTGGCCCTGGAGGCCAGGGTTAACCTGGCTGGCCCGGAAGGGGAACGCTGCTTACCCCTGGCGGAACTACTAGCCGGACCTTACCATACCCGGGCCCTACCGGGTGAGATCCTGACGGAGATCCGGTTCCCCCGGCTGCCGGCCGGTTGCGGCAGCAGCTTTTTGAAGCTGGGGCGCCGCAACGCCCTGGCTATAGCCCGCATCAACGTGGCTGCTGTACTCCAGGTGGAGGCGGGAAAGATTAAGTCCGCCCGCCTGGCAGTAGGGGCGGTGACCCCTGTACCCCGGCGTTTCCCGGAGGCCGAGGCAGTCCTGGCCGGGGCCAGCCCCGGGGAAGGGGTCTATAAAGCAGCCGCCAGGGAAGTAGCCGCTGGGATGGTCCGGGAAGCCGGCCAGCGGCCCTCCTTTGCCTATAAAATACCGGCCGTCCAGGCCCTGGTCCGCCGGGCCCTGGCGGAGGCAGCCCAGGCTGTTGAGGGAGGTGAGGCTGGTGTACCAGGTAGCCATTAA
- a CDS encoding xanthine dehydrogenase family protein molybdopterin-binding subunit: MVAESTRRLDALAKVTGRARYAADLQFPNMVHVKVLYSPHPHARIRRIDASQAREIPGVLAVLADRDLPGIPSREKERPILAQDRVRYLGDGVAITVAEDEMTAREALERIIVEYDVLPAVFDPEEALQPGAPELHPGGNQVCHFKVRHGDPETGFAAADVILERTYHTHRVYHAALEPEAAVAVPEADGSVTIYCPTKSPFNLRRIVAEALARPLNQVRVVEATIGGSFGGKDYDMAVVAGRVALAALATGRPARLVVTREESLKESTKRHPYVLHYKVGAKKDGTLVAMTVRGITDAGAYASKTPLVAWRSTVEAAGPYVIPHVHTDIVAAFTNNMPSDALRGFGSPQVNLAVELLMDELAGELGLDPLELRLKNGYREGSEAVTGQVLRDVSLEECLNRVTAATGWQQKRAAYAHQEGTRRRGIGLACSFRGSCFGAGGEGLDAAGAMINVERDGSINVASGICEVGQGSRTAFARIIGEILGVDPARIHFSPVDSARVVDSGPTVASRGTVVGGHAVRLAAEQVRRVMAGVAAELLSVPEREVEFAGGFVSSRRQPERRIAFPELANTCLSRGLTLYGYGWYKIPDLPWDREQGQGEAYFSYVYAASVAEVEVDLETGKVEVLNYTAAHDVGNALNPAAVAGQIAGGGAMGIGYALLESAEPHQGELSNLNFDNYLLPTALDTGTITPLIIEHRDPLGPLGARGLGEPATQIVAPAIINAICQAIGRRLYDLPAGLEQVLAAVRKQEGGREDV; encoded by the coding sequence ATGGTAGCTGAATCCACCCGGCGGCTGGACGCCCTGGCCAAGGTAACCGGCCGGGCCCGTTACGCCGCCGATCTCCAATTCCCCAATATGGTGCACGTTAAAGTGCTTTATAGCCCTCACCCCCACGCCCGGATTCGCCGCATTGATGCCAGCCAGGCCCGGGAGATTCCCGGCGTCCTGGCCGTCCTCGCCGACCGGGACCTGCCGGGTATTCCCAGCCGGGAGAAGGAGCGGCCTATCCTGGCCCAGGACCGGGTGCGCTATCTGGGGGATGGGGTGGCCATTACTGTGGCCGAGGATGAGATGACTGCCCGGGAGGCCCTGGAGCGCATTATCGTCGAGTACGACGTCCTGCCGGCGGTTTTTGACCCCGAAGAGGCCCTGCAGCCGGGAGCCCCCGAACTGCACCCGGGTGGCAACCAGGTGTGCCACTTTAAAGTCCGCCACGGTGATCCGGAAACCGGTTTTGCCGCCGCCGACGTTATCCTGGAGCGGACCTACCACACCCACCGGGTGTACCATGCCGCCCTGGAGCCGGAGGCCGCCGTAGCCGTACCCGAAGCCGATGGCAGTGTGACCATCTATTGCCCCACCAAGAGCCCCTTTAACCTGCGCCGCATCGTGGCCGAAGCCCTGGCCCGGCCCTTAAACCAGGTACGGGTAGTGGAGGCGACCATTGGCGGCTCCTTTGGCGGTAAGGATTATGACATGGCCGTTGTCGCCGGACGGGTTGCCCTGGCGGCCCTGGCTACCGGGCGACCGGCCCGGCTGGTGGTTACCCGGGAGGAATCCTTGAAGGAATCCACCAAGCGGCATCCCTATGTCCTCCATTATAAAGTTGGGGCAAAAAAGGATGGCACTCTGGTGGCTATGACCGTCAGGGGGATTACCGATGCCGGAGCCTATGCCTCCAAGACCCCCCTGGTAGCCTGGCGTTCCACGGTAGAGGCGGCAGGCCCCTATGTCATCCCCCATGTGCATACCGATATCGTAGCTGCCTTCACCAACAACATGCCCTCCGACGCCCTGCGGGGCTTCGGCTCGCCCCAGGTGAACCTGGCGGTGGAACTTCTCATGGACGAACTGGCCGGAGAACTGGGCCTGGATCCCCTGGAGCTGCGGCTGAAGAACGGCTACCGGGAGGGCTCGGAGGCAGTCACCGGTCAGGTACTGCGGGACGTCAGCCTGGAGGAGTGCCTGAACAGGGTGACAGCGGCTACCGGCTGGCAGCAGAAGCGGGCGGCCTACGCCCACCAGGAAGGCACGCGGCGCCGGGGTATTGGCCTGGCCTGCAGCTTCCGGGGTTCCTGCTTCGGCGCCGGTGGCGAGGGGTTGGATGCCGCTGGGGCCATGATCAATGTGGAGCGTGACGGCAGTATCAACGTCGCCAGCGGCATCTGCGAGGTCGGCCAGGGCTCCCGGACGGCCTTCGCCCGGATTATCGGGGAGATTCTGGGGGTTGACCCGGCCCGGATCCACTTCAGTCCGGTGGACAGCGCGCGGGTTGTAGACAGTGGTCCTACCGTCGCTTCCCGGGGTACCGTTGTCGGCGGTCACGCCGTGCGCCTGGCGGCGGAGCAGGTACGGCGGGTAATGGCCGGGGTGGCGGCCGAACTTCTTTCTGTGCCGGAAAGGGAGGTCGAGTTTGCCGGGGGCTTTGTTTCCAGCCGCCGGCAGCCGGAGCGGCGGATAGCCTTCCCGGAACTGGCCAACACCTGCCTCTCCCGGGGCCTGACCCTTTATGGCTACGGCTGGTACAAAATCCCGGACCTCCCCTGGGACCGGGAACAGGGTCAGGGGGAGGCCTACTTCAGCTATGTCTACGCCGCTAGCGTAGCCGAGGTGGAGGTCGACCTGGAGACAGGAAAGGTCGAGGTCTTGAACTATACGGCCGCCCACGACGTGGGCAACGCCCTGAACCCGGCGGCTGTAGCCGGGCAGATTGCCGGCGGCGGCGCCATGGGGATTGGCTACGCCCTGCTGGAGTCGGCTGAACCCCACCAGGGAGAACTCAGCAACCTTAACTTTGACAACTACCTGCTGCCTACGGCCCTGGATACAGGAACCATTACTCCCCTGATTATCGAGCACCGGGACCCCCTGGGCCCCCTGGGAGCCAGGGGTCTGGGCGAACCGGCGACCCAGATTGTAGCGCCGGCTATCATCAACGCTATCTGCCAGGCCATTGGCCGGCGCCTGTATGACTTGCCGGCCGGCCTGGAACAGGTTTTAGCGGCTGTTAGAAAGCAGGAAGGAGGGCGGGAGGATGTTTAA
- a CDS encoding ABC transporter permease — protein MADIHWVNEVVNFLSADLRTAMPLLLAATGLIFTERAGIVNIGVEGMMLVGSLAGVAGSFFLGNAWLGVLVAVVAGGLLGLFFAYLVVTARADQVVIGTAFNILGLGLTTSFARVIFGVNTAPPQIDSFKPVAIPVLAKIPILGPVLFNHSELVYLSLILMPLVHFFLFRTTTGLKIRAVGENPRAADTVGINVFKIRYGACIVGGALAGMAGSYLSLSLLNFFTENMTAGRGFIALAAVIFGKWTPAGVLGAAMLFGAGDALQYRLQAANSGIPYQLLLMIPYILTIAALAGFVGRAVAPAASGQPYEKE, from the coding sequence ATGGCTGATATCCACTGGGTTAATGAAGTTGTCAATTTCCTTTCGGCGGATCTACGAACAGCCATGCCCTTATTGCTGGCGGCCACAGGTCTGATCTTTACCGAGCGCGCCGGCATCGTCAACATCGGCGTGGAAGGCATGATGCTGGTGGGTTCCCTGGCCGGGGTAGCCGGGTCCTTTTTCCTGGGTAATGCCTGGCTGGGGGTGCTGGTGGCTGTGGTGGCCGGGGGCCTGCTGGGCCTCTTCTTCGCCTACCTGGTAGTCACGGCCCGGGCCGACCAGGTGGTCATCGGTACAGCCTTTAACATCTTGGGGCTGGGCCTGACGACTTCCTTTGCCCGGGTAATCTTCGGGGTCAATACGGCACCGCCGCAAATCGACTCCTTCAAGCCGGTGGCTATCCCGGTGCTGGCCAAGATCCCCATCCTGGGACCGGTCCTCTTTAATCACTCGGAGCTGGTTTATTTGAGCCTGATCCTGATGCCGCTGGTGCACTTTTTCCTTTTCCGGACCACTACCGGCCTGAAAATCCGGGCCGTGGGCGAAAATCCCCGGGCCGCGGATACGGTAGGGATCAATGTCTTTAAGATCCGCTACGGCGCCTGCATCGTCGGCGGCGCTCTGGCCGGGATGGCTGGTTCCTACCTTTCCCTGAGCCTGCTGAACTTCTTTACGGAGAATATGACTGCCGGCCGCGGTTTTATCGCCCTGGCGGCGGTCATCTTCGGCAAATGGACGCCGGCAGGGGTCCTGGGAGCCGCTATGCTCTTCGGCGCCGGCGATGCCCTCCAGTACCGCCTCCAGGCCGCCAATTCGGGGATCCCCTACCAGCTGCTCCTGATGATCCCATATATCCTGACCATCGCCGCCCTGGCGGGTTTTGTCGGCCGGGCGGTAGCCCCGGCAGCCAGCGGCCAGCCCTACGAGAAGGAATAA
- a CDS encoding ABC transporter permease — protein sequence MTTRAGSNAGQVIVGGLKSLITPVVAIVLALILGAAAIALMGLDPLVAYQSMLQGALGSTNGIGETMVKATPLIFTGLSFGLAKKAGLTNIGAEGQLYMGGLLSVIVGISLKGLPIFIHLPLAILAGFIGGGLLGLLSGWLKVRFGASEIITTVMLNYVAQYFVSYMVNGPLIEPPGNFPQSPPVAASAQLPIILAGTRLHLGFIIAILAILAYYIFMWRTNTGYELRVVGQNPQAAAYAGMNAARTTLLSMFLAGGMGGLAGVGEILGIQHRLFQNFSPGYGFDGIAVSLLGYNSPIGIFLAAILFGILRAGGNMMQMIANVPIAVVYIIQAFVIIFVAAEALLRRRRSKRKAARVQATPAVAEVGKNG from the coding sequence ATGACAACCAGGGCAGGCAGTAACGCCGGCCAGGTAATAGTCGGCGGTTTAAAGAGTTTAATTACACCTGTTGTGGCTATAGTTCTGGCCCTGATCCTGGGGGCTGCCGCCATTGCCCTCATGGGCCTAGACCCCTTAGTTGCCTATCAGAGCATGTTGCAGGGGGCCCTGGGCTCGACCAATGGCATCGGCGAGACCATGGTTAAAGCCACACCCTTGATCTTTACCGGCTTGAGCTTCGGCCTGGCGAAAAAGGCCGGGCTCACTAATATCGGTGCGGAAGGGCAGCTCTATATGGGCGGCCTCTTAAGTGTGATAGTTGGTATTTCTTTAAAGGGGCTACCCATTTTTATCCATCTGCCCCTGGCCATCCTGGCCGGTTTTATCGGCGGTGGCCTTTTAGGGCTCCTTTCCGGCTGGCTCAAGGTGCGTTTTGGCGCCAGCGAGATTATCACCACGGTAATGCTGAACTATGTCGCCCAGTATTTTGTCAGCTATATGGTCAACGGGCCCCTTATTGAACCCCCGGGGAACTTCCCCCAGAGCCCGCCGGTGGCGGCCTCGGCCCAGTTACCTATCATCCTGGCCGGCACCCGGTTGCACCTGGGCTTCATTATAGCCATCCTGGCCATCCTGGCCTACTATATCTTCATGTGGCGGACCAATACCGGTTATGAGTTGCGGGTGGTGGGTCAGAACCCCCAGGCTGCGGCCTACGCCGGTATGAACGCTGCCCGGACTACTTTATTGTCCATGTTCCTTGCCGGGGGTATGGGCGGTCTGGCCGGGGTAGGGGAGATCCTGGGCATCCAGCACCGCCTCTTCCAGAACTTCTCCCCCGGTTATGGTTTCGACGGCATCGCCGTCTCCCTGCTGGGTTATAACTCGCCCATCGGGATTTTCCTGGCGGCCATCCTTTTTGGCATCTTGCGGGCCGGGGGCAACATGATGCAGATGATTGCCAACGTGCCCATTGCGGTGGTTTATATTATCCAGGCCTTTGTGATTATCTTTGTCGCCGCCGAGGCCCTGTTGCGGCGCCGGCGAAGCAAGAGGAAGGCAGCCCGGGTCCAAGCAACCCCGGCTGTGGCGGAGGTGGGCAAAAATGGCTGA
- a CDS encoding amidohydrolase family protein yields MQADYIFTHATVVTMDAERRVINDGAVAVKGDSIAAVGPTDEVTTRFGNGGRVITARGKAIFPGLINTHNHLFQTLLKGLGDDRVLSDWLAAMTFPSAVYLKPDDTYHAAMLGCLDGLHSGTTTMVDYMYAHNGPDLSDGIIAAFRELGIRAILGRGTMNTAARYGVPAGIQQDVATFVADFRRLIAAYHGADNGRLRVWLAPAAVWSNNREMFLAIKDLLQEYDTGLMIHVSETPFDREATVTEHGANDIETLRNLGLLGPRTLMVHCVYLTPREIRMARDYDARVSHNPVSNMYLSSGVAPVPLMLASGMKVGLATDGAASNNSNNMLETLKFAALLHKVHDLDPTVITAEKVLEMATIDGARALGLEQEIGSLEAGKKADLFVFDPQRSATATPMHHPVSTLVYSADSRCVEMVMVDGRVVMEDGRVTTVNEREQLAAAATAAQRLAERAGTIRLASTRPWRSVAY; encoded by the coding sequence ATGCAAGCCGATTATATCTTCACCCACGCGACAGTAGTTACCATGGATGCTGAACGCCGGGTTATCAATGATGGTGCCGTTGCTGTCAAGGGGGATAGCATCGCAGCCGTCGGCCCCACGGACGAGGTGACGACCCGGTTTGGTAATGGCGGCCGGGTTATTACAGCCCGGGGCAAGGCCATTTTTCCGGGATTGATCAATACCCATAACCACCTCTTCCAGACCCTGTTAAAGGGGTTGGGGGATGACCGGGTCTTGAGCGACTGGCTGGCCGCCATGACCTTTCCCAGCGCCGTTTATTTAAAACCGGACGACACTTACCACGCGGCCATGCTGGGCTGCCTGGACGGGTTGCACAGCGGCACTACGACCATGGTGGACTATATGTACGCCCATAATGGCCCGGATTTAAGTGACGGGATTATCGCCGCCTTCCGGGAACTGGGTATCCGGGCCATCCTGGGCCGGGGCACCATGAACACCGCCGCCCGGTACGGCGTGCCGGCAGGCATCCAGCAGGATGTAGCTACCTTTGTGGCCGACTTCCGGCGCCTGATCGCCGCCTACCACGGGGCGGACAACGGCCGGCTGCGGGTCTGGCTGGCCCCGGCTGCCGTCTGGTCCAACAACCGGGAGATGTTCCTGGCCATTAAAGACCTGCTACAGGAGTATGATACCGGCCTGATGATCCATGTTTCGGAGACGCCCTTCGACCGGGAGGCGACCGTTACCGAACACGGGGCCAACGACATTGAAACCCTGCGCAACCTGGGCCTCCTGGGGCCGCGTACTTTAATGGTCCATTGCGTCTATCTTACCCCACGGGAAATTCGTATGGCCCGGGATTATGACGCCCGGGTTTCCCATAACCCGGTGAGCAATATGTACCTCTCCTCCGGGGTGGCTCCGGTGCCCCTGATGCTGGCCAGCGGTATGAAGGTAGGGCTGGCCACCGACGGGGCCGCCAGCAACAATTCCAACAATATGCTGGAGACCCTGAAGTTTGCCGCCCTGCTGCACAAGGTCCACGACCTGGATCCTACGGTCATCACAGCGGAAAAGGTCCTGGAGATGGCCACCATTGACGGGGCGCGGGCCCTTGGCCTGGAACAGGAGATCGGCTCCTTGGAGGCAGGTAAGAAAGCGGACCTCTTTGTCTTCGACCCGCAGCGGAGCGCTACGGCGACACCTATGCATCACCCCGTCTCCACCCTGGTCTATTCGGCCGACAGTCGCTGTGTGGAGATGGTCATGGTTGACGGCCGGGTGGTCATGGAGGACGGGCGGGTAACAACCGTTAATGAAAGGGAACAACTGGCCGCTGCCGCTACAGCGGCCCAAAGATTGGCTGAACGGGCCGGCACCATCCGCCTGGCCAGCACCCGCCCCTGGCGGTCGGTAGCTTATTAA
- a CDS encoding ABC transporter ATP-binding protein, translating into MAPVLVMKDIVKEFGSFRANDGVNLAVEAGEVHALLGENGAGKSTLMNILYGLYQATSGEIYFEGHPVEITSPKDAIDLGIGMVHQHFMLIPALTVAENIILGMPMPRGILDLKEASRKIKELSRQYGLNVDPEAPVWQLSVGQQQRVEIVKALYRGARLLILDEPTAVLTPQEVEDLFGVLQRLTEEGITVIFITHKLNEVMAICRRVTVLRAGKVIGTVATCDTDRNQLARMMVGREVFFQVDKQTCCPGKPVLEVKDLEALNNKGLKALKGISFCLCRGEILGVAGVDGNGQSELVEAITGLRRVTSGQVLLNGEDVTNLPPRRILERSVAHIPEDRNVRGLVGTMSIKENLILQEYYKAPFSRGWFLNRDVITKHAAKMVREFDIRTTSEELPVKNLSGGNQQKVVLAREVFRQPELLIAMHPTRGLDVGATEYVHKRLIAERDRGAAVLLVSTELDEILSLSDRIAVIYEGEIMGIVPGPQAKVEELGLMMAGSKRLKAS; encoded by the coding sequence TTGGCACCAGTTTTAGTAATGAAAGACATTGTTAAAGAGTTCGGCAGCTTCAGGGCCAACGACGGCGTTAACCTGGCAGTGGAGGCCGGGGAGGTCCACGCCCTGCTGGGGGAAAACGGGGCCGGTAAGAGTACCCTGATGAACATCCTCTACGGCCTGTACCAGGCGACCTCAGGAGAGATATATTTTGAGGGTCACCCGGTAGAGATCACTTCCCCCAAGGACGCCATCGACCTGGGGATCGGCATGGTGCACCAGCACTTCATGCTCATCCCGGCCCTAACGGTGGCCGAAAACATTATCCTGGGCATGCCCATGCCCCGCGGGATCCTGGATCTAAAGGAAGCAAGCCGAAAAATCAAAGAACTCTCACGGCAGTACGGCCTTAATGTCGATCCTGAAGCCCCGGTCTGGCAGCTTTCCGTCGGCCAGCAGCAGCGGGTGGAGATCGTCAAGGCCCTCTACCGGGGCGCCCGCCTGTTGATCCTGGACGAACCGACGGCGGTGCTGACCCCCCAGGAAGTGGAGGACCTTTTCGGGGTCTTGCAACGGTTGACCGAGGAAGGGATTACCGTTATCTTCATTACCCACAAACTCAATGAAGTCATGGCCATCTGCCGGCGGGTCACCGTTCTGCGGGCCGGTAAAGTCATCGGCACGGTGGCTACCTGCGATACCGACCGGAACCAACTGGCGAGGATGATGGTGGGCCGGGAGGTTTTCTTCCAGGTGGATAAGCAGACCTGCTGCCCGGGGAAACCGGTCCTGGAGGTCAAGGATCTGGAGGCCCTGAATAATAAGGGGCTGAAAGCCCTCAAGGGGATCAGTTTCTGCCTCTGCCGGGGTGAAATCCTGGGCGTCGCCGGGGTTGACGGCAACGGCCAGAGCGAACTGGTGGAAGCCATCACCGGCCTGCGGCGGGTGACTTCCGGGCAGGTATTATTAAATGGAGAAGACGTTACCAATTTACCACCCCGCCGGATCCTGGAGCGCAGTGTGGCCCATATCCCGGAGGATCGTAACGTCCGCGGCCTGGTGGGCACCATGTCTATTAAAGAAAACTTGATTTTGCAGGAGTATTATAAGGCCCCCTTTTCCCGGGGGTGGTTTTTAAACCGCGATGTAATCACTAAACACGCTGCGAAGATGGTGCGGGAGTTTGATATCCGTACCACCTCCGAGGAGTTACCGGTGAAAAACCTGTCCGGCGGTAACCAGCAGAAGGTGGTCCTGGCGCGGGAGGTTTTTCGTCAGCCGGAACTGTTAATCGCCATGCATCCCACCCGCGGCCTGGATGTCGGCGCTACCGAGTACGTTCATAAACGCCTGATCGCCGAGCGTGACCGCGGGGCGGCCGTGCTCCTGGTGTCGACGGAACTCGACGAGATCCTTTCCCTGAGTGACCGTATCGCCGTTATTTATGAAGGGGAAATCATGGGTATTGTTCCCGGTCCCCAGGCTAAAGTAGAAGAGCTGGGCCTGATGATGGCCGGCTCCAAACGCCTCAAGGCTTCTTAA